Part of the Candidatus Binatia bacterium genome is shown below.
CACCTGCACGGTGTAGGCCTGCACGCGCACCCCTTCGCCCTCCAGCAGGCGCCGGGCGACCGCGCCCGCCGCCACGCGCCCCACCGTCTCGCGCCCGCTCGAGCGGCCGCTCCCACGGTAGTCGCGCACGCCGTACTTCTCCCAATAGGTGAAGTCGGCGTGGCCGGGGCGGTAGAGATCGCGCAGCTCGGAGTAGTCCTGCGAGCGCGCGTCCACGCTGCGCACGACGAGCGCGATCGTCGCGCCGGTCGTCACGCCCTCGAAGACGCCGGAGAGGATCTCGACCTGGTCGGGCTCCTTCCGCTGCGTGGTGACGGCGCTCTGACCGGGCTTCCGCCGGTCGAGATCCTTCTGGATCATTGCGGGATCGACGGGGATGCCGGGCGGCACGCCGTCCACGATCACGCCGACCGCGGGTCCGTGGCTTTCGCCGAACGTGGTGATCGTGAGGAAGCGGCCGAAGGTGCTCCCCATCAGGACTTCTTTGCCGCGCGGAGCTTCGAGCCCGCCTCGATCACGCGCGCGGCGGTCTTGAACGAGCGCTGCCGCCACTGCTCCTGCCGCCGCGCCAGGCGCTCCAGGTTCCAGAGCCACGTGGGCCGGATCTGCTTGCGCGCCGCGGGCACGATCGCCTTCAGGCGGTTCCACACGACGAGCGCCTCGCCGTGCGTGTCGAAGAAAAGATCCTCATCGAGGAGACCGCGGTTCACGAACGCGGCGACCATCTCCCAGTAGGACGAGACCATCCGGACGTGGCGGTCCATCTCGCTTCCGGTCATCCAGTGCGGGCGGATCTCCTCCCAGTCGGTGACGGCGAACTCGGAGAGGAGGTAGTTGCGCGCGCGCCGCAGCTCGGGGTCGCGGCGCAGCTCGTAAAGCTTGAGGATCAGCTCGGCATCCTGCGGGGTGGCCTTGGCCATGGCGCCTCCGGGTAAACGGCGGGAACGCGTGGCATTGTCGCCGTGGTTCGCGCCATTGTCAAACCGGCTGCGCCTGCGTACTCTGCGCCCATGAAATACATCGTGCACACGGACGGCGCCGCGCGGGGAAACCCGGGCCCCGCCGCGATTGGAGTCGTGGTTTCGGACGAGACGGGCCGCGTCATCTTCGAGGCGAGCCGTTGCCTCGGGGTGCACACGAACAACGAGGCGGAGTACATGGCGCTGATCGCCGCGCTGGAGTATCTCAAGGAGGCGCGCGCGCGGCAGGCGGACTTCTTCCTCGACAGCGAGCTGGTCGTGCGGCAGCTGGAAGGCCGGTACCGCGTGAAGGAGCCGCGCCTGCAGACGCTGCACGCGCGCGTCACGATGCTCCTGAACGCGGTGCCGACGCATTCGTTCCGCCATGTGCCGCGCAAGCAGAACGCGCGCGCCGACGAGCTCGCGAACGAGGCGCTGGACGCGCAGGAGGGGCCGCAGAAGGGGGCCTAGGAAGCTGCACGGCGAGAACCCTAGTGGTGGTGCCCTTGCCCGCCGTGCACGTCGTGCACGACGGCATGCCCCTGCCCGCGCGCGATCAGCCAGCGGTTCACGGGAAACGCCGCCGCGCCCGCAAGCACCAACGACACGGCCATGCTGATCCAGAAGAGGGCCGTGCCGGGCCCGGAGGTCATCGCGCCCGGGATGACGAGCATCACGACGTTGTCCACGATCTCCATGATCGTGATCGACACGGTGTCGGACGCCGCGGCCAGCCCCATCGCCCGCCGCCAGGGAATGCCGGCGGCGCGCAGCGGCCACAGGGTGAGCAGGTAGCCGAAGAAGAAGGCGAGAACGATCGAGATCGCGACCGTGGCCCCGGCGCTCAGGCCGAACGCCGCGCCGGCGACCATGCCGCCGACTTCGCCGATGGAGCAGCCCGACAGGCAGTGCAGGGTGGCGCGCAGGGCCAGCCGGTTTCGCGAGTCCACGGCGGCAGGATACCCGATCCGATGTGCTAGACTGGCCTCAGCGTAACAGGCAGGCGGACGTCGGAGCATCACAGGCGGCCGCGGGCCGCGCTCACGCGCGGTTCGAGGAAAGTCCGAGCTCCACAGGGCAGGGTGCTGGGTAACGCCCAGCGGGAGCGATCCCAGGGAAAGTGCAACAGAAAGCAAACCGCCTCGGGCCGAAAGGCCCGCGGTAAGGGTGAAACGGTGCGGTAAGAGCGCACCAGCGGAGGAGGCGACTCCTTCGGCTCGGTAAACCCCACCCGGAGAAAGACCAAATAGGGGACGATGAGGTGGCCCGCCTCGACGAGTCCCGGGTAGGTCGCTAGAGGCGCTCGGTAACGCGCGTCCCAGAGAAATGGTCGCCACGGAGCAATCCGACAGAACTCGGCTTACGGGATGCTCCGGCTACGCCGCCTGAAACGTCCACGCGAGAATCGCGACATGAACGCCAAATCCACGACACCCGAGGCCGCTTCGGGCCCTTCGTCGGCATCCGCGCCCAACGCGATCACCATCGGCCCCTACACGGTGCGCTTCCTCTCGGGCGGACGCTTCCGCCTGGACGGAGGCGCCATGTTCGGCGTCGTCCCCAAGACCCTCTGGACCCGCACCGCGCCCGCGGACGAGCGGAACCGGATCCGCATGGCCATGAACTGCCTGCTGATCGAGGGGGACGGGAAGCGGGTGCTGGTGGACGCGGGATCGGGGACCAAGGATGACGCGAAGTTCCGCGACATCTACGCGATCGAGCGTCCCGAGGGGCTGATCGAAGATCTGCGCGCGGCAGGGGTCGCGCCGGAGCTGGTGGACACCGTCGCGCTCACGCATCTTCACTTCGACCACTGCGGCGGCGGCACCACGCGCGGCGCCGACGGAATGGTGCGCCCCACGTTTCCGAAGGCCCACTACCTGGTGCGCCGCCAGGAGTGGGATGACGCGCACCACGCGAACGAGCGGAACCGCGCCTCGTATCTCTCCGACAACTACGATCCGCTCGCCCAGTCGGGGCAGCTCATCCTGCACGCGCAGGACATCGAGGTCCTGCCCGGGGTCTGGATGAAGAACCTGCCGGGACACACGCTGGGACATCAGGGCGTCTTCTTCGACATTCCCGGCGCCCGCGCGCTCTACGCCGTCGATCTGATCCCGACCGCGGCGCACTTGCCGCTGCCGTTCATCATGGGGTACGACCTCTATCCCATGATGACCCTCGAAACGAAGCGCGCCGTGCTGAAGGACGCGATCCGGGAGAACTGGATCCTGCTGCTCGAGCACGATCCCGACCTCCGCGCGGTCCGCATCGCCGGAGAGGTACAAAGGGCGCACTTCGAGAAAGTGGCTTGACAGACCCACCCCCCGGTTCCTATCCTGCCGCGGTTAGCACCTTTTTTCACAAACCTTTACCCGTTCCGGCGCCTCGCGCCCAACGGAGTGAACCTTGAGCCCAGTCGACCCCAACAGCCCGGGCGCGTTCGTCCCGGTCCTGATCATGGTGATCGTGGCGATCGGCTTCGCCGTGTTCACCCTGGTGGCCTCCCATTTCCTGGGGCGGCGGGTCTACGATCCGGCCAAGCAGCTTCCCTACGAGTGCGGGATCACGCCGATCGGGAACGCGCGCGAGCGCTTCCACGCGCGCTTCTACCTGGTCGCGATGCTCTTCATCGTGTTCGACATCGAAATCGTCTTCCTCTATCCCTGGGCCGTCGTCTTCAAGCGCCTCGCGCTCTTCGGCCTGATCGAGATGGGCGTCTTCCTGCTGATCCTGATCCTCGGCTTCGCCTACGTTTGGGGGAAGGGAGCGCTGGAATGGGATTGAGACCCGATCCGGAGCTGCTCGAGCCGCTCGACGCCGATCAGACGAAGACCGTGGAGCACTTCCGGTCGCGCTTCGGCGACGGCGTGAAGGAAACGCAGTCGTTCCGGAAGCAGCTCTCCATCTGGATCCGGAAGGAAGACACGCTCGAGGCCCTGCGCTTCGCGAAGACCGATCCGCATCTCCTCTGCGAGCTGCTCTGCGACCTGACCGCGGTGGACTATTACGAGCAGCGCGCGCAGAACGAGCCCCGGTTCGAGGTCGTCTACAACCTCTATTCGGTCACCTTCAACCGGCGCTTCTTCCTCAAGGTCGGCGTGAACGAGGGGGAGCCGCTGCCGTCGGCCACGGCGGTCTGGCGCTCGGCGAATTTCATGGAGCGCGAGGTGTGGGATCTCATGGGGATCGTGTTCGACGGCCATCCCAACCTCGAGCGGATCCTGACCGCCGACGGCTGGATCGGCCATCCGCTCCGCAAGGACTTCCCGACGATGTCCGACCAGTTCCCGAACGTGGAAGCCTGATCGTGCTCTCCGACAAGGCGCGCCGCGACATCCAGGATCTCAAGTCCACGTTCGAGACGAACCAGTCGGCGCTGATTCCGGCGCTGCACCGGGCGCAGGCGGACCAGGGGTGGCTGAGCGAGGAAACGCAGGCCGAGGTGGCCCAGCTCCTCGATCTGTCGCTCCAGACCGTGGCCGGCGTCGTGTCCTTCTACACGATGTTCCACCAGAAGCCGGTCGGGAAGTACCTCCTCCAGGTGTGCCGCAATCTCTCCTGCTCGATGCTCGGCGGACAGACCCTCCGGCGGAAGCTGGAGGAGCGCCTCGGCATCGAGGAAGGGGAGACGACCCCCGACGGCCGCTTCACGCTGGTCGAGGTGGAGTGCCTCGGATCGTGCGGGACCGCCCCCGTCGTCATGGTGAACGACCGCTACTTCGAGGGCGTCAAGCCGGACGACGTGGAGAAGCTGCTGGCGGAGCTCCAGTAGCCGGTGGATCTCGCCTACCTCATCGAAGCCCTGGTCAAGGTCCTCATCGTTCTCGGCTTCACCCTTCTCGGAGTTCCGATCATCGTCTGGATGGAACGGAAGGTCCTCGGGCACATGCAGGACCGCATCGGCCCGCAGCGCGTGGGCCCCTTCGGCCTGCTCCAGACCATCGCGGACGGCATCAAGCTCTTCTTCAAGGAGGACGTGGTCCCGTCGCAGGTGGACAAGGTGATGTTCGCCGTGGCGCCGGCGATCTCCGTCGTGACCGCCCTGGCCGCCATGAGCGTGATCCCCTTCGGCGACCACGTGACCCTCTTCGGGCGGGTCATTCCGCTCCGCATCACGGACGTGAGCATCGCGATCCTCTTCCTGCTGGGCGCCACCTCGATGGGCGTCTACGGCATCGTGCTGGGCGGGTGGTCGTCGAACTCGAAGTACCCGCTGCTCGGCGCGCTCCGCTCCTCGGCGCAGATGATCTCCTACGAGCTGGCCATGGGCACCGCACTCCTGCCGATCATCCTCATGACCGGGTCGTTGAGCCTGCTGCAGATCGGCCGCGCGCAGACGCACATGTGGTTCATCGTGCCCCAGATCGTGGCGTTCGTGATCTACATGATCTGCGCCGTCGCCGAGACCAACCGCGCGCCGTTCGACCTGGCCGAGGCGGAGACGGAGCTGGTCGCGGGCTTC
Proteins encoded:
- a CDS encoding NADH-quinone oxidoreductase subunit C, with the translated sequence MGLRPDPELLEPLDADQTKTVEHFRSRFGDGVKETQSFRKQLSIWIRKEDTLEALRFAKTDPHLLCELLCDLTAVDYYEQRAQNEPRFEVVYNLYSVTFNRRFFLKVGVNEGEPLPSATAVWRSANFMEREVWDLMGIVFDGHPNLERILTADGWIGHPLRKDFPTMSDQFPNVEA
- the nuoH gene encoding NADH-quinone oxidoreductase subunit NuoH; translation: MDLAYLIEALVKVLIVLGFTLLGVPIIVWMERKVLGHMQDRIGPQRVGPFGLLQTIADGIKLFFKEDVVPSQVDKVMFAVAPAISVVTALAAMSVIPFGDHVTLFGRVIPLRITDVSIAILFLLGATSMGVYGIVLGGWSSNSKYPLLGALRSSAQMISYELAMGTALLPIILMTGSLSLLQIGRAQTHMWFIVPQIVAFVIYMICAVAETNRAPFDLAEAETELVAGFHTEFSSMRFALYYVSEYANIMVVSAVAITCFLGAWNGPFLPGWAWFLIKLVAFLFFYIWIRATFPRLRYDQLMTFGWKFLLPLALVNLAVTAVVLTVKG
- a CDS encoding NADH-quinone oxidoreductase subunit A, producing MVIVAIGFAVFTLVASHFLGRRVYDPAKQLPYECGITPIGNARERFHARFYLVAMLFIVFDIEIVFLYPWAVVFKRLALFGLIEMGVFLLILILGFAYVWGKGALEWD
- a CDS encoding DUF4396 domain-containing protein, whose amino-acid sequence is MDSRNRLALRATLHCLSGCSIGEVGGMVAGAAFGLSAGATVAISIVLAFFFGYLLTLWPLRAAGIPWRRAMGLAAASDTVSITIMEIVDNVVMLVIPGAMTSGPGTALFWISMAVSLVLAGAAAFPVNRWLIARGQGHAVVHDVHGGQGHHH
- a CDS encoding ribonuclease HI family protein, which produces MKYIVHTDGAARGNPGPAAIGVVVSDETGRVIFEASRCLGVHTNNEAEYMALIAALEYLKEARARQADFFLDSELVVRQLEGRYRVKEPRLQTLHARVTMLLNAVPTHSFRHVPRKQNARADELANEALDAQEGPQKGA
- a CDS encoding MBL fold metallo-hydrolase, with amino-acid sequence MNAKSTTPEAASGPSSASAPNAITIGPYTVRFLSGGRFRLDGGAMFGVVPKTLWTRTAPADERNRIRMAMNCLLIEGDGKRVLVDAGSGTKDDAKFRDIYAIERPEGLIEDLRAAGVAPELVDTVALTHLHFDHCGGGTTRGADGMVRPTFPKAHYLVRRQEWDDAHHANERNRASYLSDNYDPLAQSGQLILHAQDIEVLPGVWMKNLPGHTLGHQGVFFDIPGARALYAVDLIPTAAHLPLPFIMGYDLYPMMTLETKRAVLKDAIRENWILLLEHDPDLRAVRIAGEVQRAHFEKVA
- the nuoE gene encoding NADH-quinone oxidoreductase subunit NuoE; amino-acid sequence: MLSDKARRDIQDLKSTFETNQSALIPALHRAQADQGWLSEETQAEVAQLLDLSLQTVAGVVSFYTMFHQKPVGKYLLQVCRNLSCSMLGGQTLRRKLEERLGIEEGETTPDGRFTLVEVECLGSCGTAPVVMVNDRYFEGVKPDDVEKLLAELQ